The Candidatus Palauibacter scopulicola genomic sequence GCATCATCCGCGACGGCGTCCTGCTGCCGGACTCCGTCGAGGGTCTGCCGGCGATCCGGGCGCTGGGGCGCGGCGCCCGCTCCATGGCCGGCTTCGAGCAGGCGGGCCTGCGCGACGCGATCCTGCACCCGGACTTCGAGACGAACCGGCTGCTCTACCTGAGCTACGTGAAGCCGGGCCCCGACTCGCTGGGCACGATCGCGATCGCCCGCGGCCGCTTCGAGAACGACCGGCTGAGCGACGTCGAGGAACTGTTCCACGCGGACGCGCCCGGGAACGGGACGGAGCGCAGCTCGATGTGGGGCGGACGCCTCGTCTTCGACCGTGACAACTACCTGTTCATGACGCTGGGTGACCGGCAGTGGCCCCCGGCCGGCGACCTGGAGGCGCACCCCGCGCAGAATCTCTCCAACCACAACGGGAGCACGATCCGCATCCATGATGATGGCCGGATCCCGGGGGACAACCCGTTCGCCGGACGCGCGGGCGACGGACGCGCGGGCGACGGGCGTTCGGGCGACGCGGAGATCCACCCCGAGATCTGGACGTGGGGCCACCGGAACGCGCAGGGCATGGCGGTCCACCCCGAGACGGGCGACCTGTGGCAGAACGAGCACGGCCCGCAGGGCGGCGACGAGCTGAACCTGATCGAGCCGGGGCTCAACTACGGCTGGCCCGTCGTCGGTTACGGCGTGAACTACCGCACGGGCTCACGCATCCACTCGGCGACCCTGATGGAGGAGATGGAGCCGCCGGAGCACATCTGGGTCCCCTCGATCGGCGTCTCCGGCATGCTCTTCTACACGGGTGACGCGTTCCCCGAGTGGCGCGGCGACATGCTCGTCGGCGGTCTCAGCGGGCGGCGCCTCGCCCGGCTGCGGATGGACGGTCGGGAGGTAACGCACGAGGAGACGCTGCTGCAGGGGATCGGCCGCATCCGCGACGTGCGGCAGGGACCGGACGGGTTCATCTACCTCGCGATCGACGGGGAGACGCGGGACGTGGACGGCCCCCCGACCGGCATCGTGCGACTGGTACCCGCCGGCCGCCGGTAGCCCATGCGGAGCGTCGGCGGCTTTCGCGCGGCCCCCCTCCTCCTCGTTCTCCTGGCTCTCCTCGCCTGCTGGGACGCCGGCCCGAGCGAGCTTCCGTTCGGGATACCGGAGTCGACCAACCCGTCGACGGACCGGGTGGCCCTCATCGCGCTCTACGAGGCGACGAACGGCGCGGGCTGGAAGAACCACGCCAACTGGCTCACCGGCGCGCCGCTCGTGGATTGGTACGGGGTCGGTACCGACGGCGTTGGCCGCGTCACCGCGCTCCGACTCCCAGACAACGATCTCGAGGGCCGGATCCCGCCTGAGATCGGCCACCTCGCCAGACTCAGCGAGTTGGACCTCGGCACGAACGGGCTGACGGGTCCGATTCCGCCGGAGATCGGGGGGCTCTCTCGACTCCGCAGCCTGTCGCTGTCGTCCAACCGCCTCGAGGGCCGCATCCCGCCTCAGATCGGCCGCCTCACCCGCCTCACGGAGTTGCACCTCAGCGACAACGCGCTG encodes the following:
- a CDS encoding PQQ-dependent sugar dehydrogenase; this translates as MKKPAARKRARPPRRVAHHPPRCSRFLVASHLAVLLGVAACAPGGGEPAGGGEGVVRTALHDFRVEEVADGLVRPFSMAFTPEGDLLVTERPGRLRIIRDGVLLPDSVEGLPAIRALGRGARSMAGFEQAGLRDAILHPDFETNRLLYLSYVKPGPDSLGTIAIARGRFENDRLSDVEELFHADAPGNGTERSSMWGGRLVFDRDNYLFMTLGDRQWPPAGDLEAHPAQNLSNHNGSTIRIHDDGRIPGDNPFAGRAGDGRAGDGRSGDAEIHPEIWTWGHRNAQGMAVHPETGDLWQNEHGPQGGDELNLIEPGLNYGWPVVGYGVNYRTGSRIHSATLMEEMEPPEHIWVPSIGVSGMLFYTGDAFPEWRGDMLVGGLSGRRLARLRMDGREVTHEETLLQGIGRIRDVRQGPDGFIYLAIDGETRDVDGPPTGIVRLVPAGRR
- a CDS encoding leucine-rich repeat domain-containing protein, with translation MRSVGGFRAAPLLLVLLALLACWDAGPSELPFGIPESTNPSTDRVALIALYEATNGAGWKNHANWLTGAPLVDWYGVGTDGVGRVTALRLPDNDLEGRIPPEIGHLARLSELDLGTNGLTGPIPPEIGGLSRLRSLSLSSNRLEGRIPPQIGRLTRLTELHLSDNALAGPIPPEIGRLSALRGLGMWSNDFEGPIPPEPRRYHHISVCHNRLA